In Labrys wisconsinensis, the following proteins share a genomic window:
- the iolD gene encoding 3D-(3,5/4)-trihydroxycyclohexane-1,2-dione acylhydrolase (decyclizing) → MNTVRLTMAQALVRFLAAQKTVIDGQTLPIFAGVFAIFGHGNVAGLGEALYQVRDSLPTFRAHNEQSMAHAATAFAKASRRRRFMAATSSIGPGATNMVTAAAVAHVNRLPLLLLPGDVFANRRPDPVLQQLEDFGDGTLSPNDCFRPVSRYFDRITRPEQIIPALARAMTVLTDPADCGPVTLALCQDTQAEAYDYPVSMFEERIWAPRRPRPDEDELAAALAALKAARKPVIIAGGGVLYSEAEATLAAFAEKHGIPVSETNAGKSTLAFDHPLAMGAVGVTGTSAANSLAEDADLVLAVGTRLQDFTTGSWALFRGEGRRLVGLNTQPFDAVKHRGLPLVCDARVGLELLSAGLADWTAPAAWTRKARDGKADWETVAARYTGPTNAELPSDAQVIGAVQRAGARSDVVVCAAGGLPGELHKLWKAGAPGGYHMEYGYSCMGYEIAGGLGVKMADPAREVVVMVGDGSYLMANSEIATAVMLGVKLTIVVLDNRGFGCINRLQMATGGANFNNLLRDARHETLPAIDFTAHAASLGAVAVKAKGIGELEEALQAARAATTTSVIVIDTDPLPSTDAGGAWWDVAVPEVSVRGEVEAARRRYVEARALQHLGD, encoded by the coding sequence ATGAACACGGTCCGCCTCACCATGGCGCAGGCACTGGTGCGCTTCCTCGCCGCCCAGAAGACGGTGATCGACGGGCAGACGCTGCCGATCTTCGCCGGCGTCTTCGCCATCTTCGGACACGGCAACGTCGCCGGGCTCGGCGAGGCGCTCTACCAGGTGCGCGACAGCCTGCCGACCTTCCGCGCCCACAACGAGCAATCGATGGCGCACGCCGCCACCGCCTTCGCCAAGGCCTCGCGCCGCCGCCGCTTCATGGCCGCCACCTCCTCGATCGGGCCGGGCGCGACCAACATGGTGACCGCCGCTGCGGTGGCGCACGTCAACCGCCTGCCCCTGCTGCTCCTGCCCGGCGACGTCTTCGCCAACCGGCGGCCCGACCCGGTGCTGCAGCAATTGGAGGATTTCGGCGACGGCACCCTCTCGCCAAACGACTGCTTCCGGCCGGTCTCGCGCTATTTCGACCGCATCACCCGGCCAGAGCAGATCATCCCGGCGCTCGCCCGGGCCATGACCGTGCTGACCGATCCGGCTGACTGCGGCCCCGTCACCCTGGCGCTGTGCCAGGACACCCAGGCCGAGGCCTACGACTATCCCGTCTCGATGTTCGAGGAGCGCATCTGGGCGCCCCGTCGGCCCCGCCCGGACGAGGACGAGCTCGCCGCCGCCCTCGCCGCGCTCAAGGCCGCCCGCAAGCCGGTGATCATCGCCGGCGGCGGCGTGCTCTATTCGGAAGCGGAGGCCACGCTCGCCGCCTTCGCCGAGAAGCACGGCATCCCGGTCAGCGAGACCAATGCGGGCAAGAGCACCCTCGCCTTCGATCATCCGCTCGCCATGGGCGCCGTCGGCGTCACCGGCACGTCGGCGGCCAACAGCCTCGCCGAGGATGCCGACCTCGTCCTCGCCGTCGGCACCCGCCTGCAGGACTTCACCACCGGCTCCTGGGCCCTGTTCAGGGGCGAGGGCCGGCGCCTCGTCGGCCTCAACACCCAGCCCTTCGACGCGGTCAAGCACCGCGGCCTGCCGCTGGTCTGCGACGCCAGGGTCGGGCTGGAGCTGCTCTCGGCCGGCCTCGCCGACTGGACCGCCCCGGCCGCGTGGACCCGCAAGGCCAGGGACGGCAAGGCGGACTGGGAGACGGTGGCTGCCCGCTACACCGGCCCGACCAATGCCGAGCTGCCCTCGGACGCCCAGGTGATCGGCGCGGTGCAGCGCGCCGGCGCCCGCTCGGACGTGGTGGTCTGCGCCGCCGGCGGCCTGCCGGGCGAATTGCACAAGCTGTGGAAGGCCGGCGCGCCCGGCGGCTACCACATGGAATACGGCTATTCCTGCATGGGCTACGAGATCGCCGGCGGGCTCGGGGTCAAGATGGCCGATCCCGCGCGCGAGGTGGTCGTCATGGTCGGCGACGGCTCCTACCTCATGGCCAATTCCGAGATCGCCACCGCGGTGATGCTCGGGGTGAAGCTCACCATCGTCGTGCTCGACAACCGAGGCTTCGGCTGCATCAACCGGCTGCAGATGGCCACCGGCGGCGCCAACTTCAACAACCTCCTGCGCGATGCCCGCCACGAGACGCTGCCTGCCATCGACTTCACCGCCCATGCCGCCAGCCTCGGCGCCGTCGCCGTCAAGGCGAAGGGCATCGGCGAGCTGGAGGAGGCGTTGCAGGCCGCGCGGGCCGCCACGACCACCTCGGTCATCGTCATCGACACCGACCCGCTGCCCTCCACCGATGCCGGCGGGGCCTGGTGGGACGTGGCCGTGCCCGAGGTCTCGGTGCGCGGCGAGGTCGAGGCCGCCCGCCGGCGCTATGTCGAGGCACGCGCCCTGCAGCATCTGGGGGATTGA